The DNA segment AACGATGCTATGGATCGGTAGTTCAGTTATATGCATTTAGTGAGTAGCCTTAATTTTGAGGGACACTTGCGTACCAAGGAAGCGAGCCACCACTTTTCAGAGATGGCTGAGTTTTGTTTATTCTTTAAGTCGGTGATTTTCTCTCATCGATAAAATTACAATGTTTGCATTTACCAATCATCTTTTCAACTTGAGATTTAAGTATTCTTCCGATTTACCTTTGGGAATACTGAGGCTTAACCAATTCTCATCTTTTAATTGCTTTCCAATATAAACGATTTGGCCTATATGATAAGCATAATGAGCCAACTGTCTTTCTATTGCTTCAAGTATAGTGTGACTTTCACCACGAATATAAATATTCTCTAATAAATCTTGTTCTACTAAATCATTTAATGTTTCAAAAAGTATATGCCACCCTTTTTCCCATATTGAAATCAATTCTTGCTTTGACGAAATATCATTTACAAATTCTTGTTCGCGGTTTCTATAAGATTTTTCTCCATCTGAGGTTTTAAAGTCAGACCATCTAGAAATCATATTCCCACTTAGATGTTTTACAATAACTGCTATACTATTCGAACCACTATTTAAGACCCAATGAATATCCTCTTCCGATAATTGACTTATTGTTTTATCACCAAGGACTTTAACGCTTTTAAACCTTTCTTGTATAACTTTCAAGTACTCATGTCCAATACTCAATAGTATTCTCCCCTTTACAATGTGGTTTATCATAACTATTCTACTGAATAAGATAACATCTTTAAATCGCAATCTGGAGCTTTAAACAACATGATCAATATTCAAAAAGAAATATTATATCCAAACCTATGCGTGAAGCCTGTAGTCACTTAGCTATTCAAGTTATATCTGATGTATCTATGACATTAAAGCATTGAAGGAACAGAAACAGGAGCAATCTTTCTAGCGACGAGTAACAACAGTAGCCGAGGCTGTTTTCCTCCATATCACTACATAGTAAGTAATATTATACATATCCTGTTCGTTCTAGTGATTGTAGTGGAAGACGGCGACTCCAGCGGAATTAGCATGAGCGGAAGACCCCACAGACGAGCTTGCTCGTCGAGGAGGCTGAGGCCATGCCCGCGGAAAGCGTCCGTCTGCAACGGAAATCAACCTTTACAAAGAAAGAGAACTTCCCTTAACTCTACTTTAAGCACACCTAGCTATGTTTACATTTATTCCTAAAAATAACTTGACTTCCTCTTTTCATTTTGATAAATTCAAATACAATATCCAAGACGAAGAGAGTACCAAATACTGAACACTTAGCGAGCTGGGGATGGTGTGAGCCTGGTTGTGAAGATTTGTGAAGCGCACTTCGGAGATGCTTTTTCGAATAATGTAGAAAAAGCCGGTGACTCACCGTTATGAGAAAGTGGCCCTATATGGGGTAATTTGAGTGGTACCGCGGAAGTTAAGCTTTCGTCTCATGTGTTTGATGAGACGAGGGCTTTTTTTATATATTTATATACTATCGGAGGAGTTCATATGAAACAGAAAGTGGTAGACATTCTTCAAAAACACACAACGGAGTTAATTGATAAACAGATGATTGACGTACCTACTCATGCACGTCTAGGAGATTTTACGCTGCCCTGTTTTCAGTTTGCGAAAAAAATGAAAAAGTCTCCTACGTTAATTGCTGAAGAAATAGCAGGCAACATTCAGGATCCGACCATTGAAAAAGTCGAAGCGCTAAATGGGTACGTAAATATTTTTATGAAGAGAACGGGATTTACGCAGTCGATTATGAATACAATTTTATATGAAGTAAACCACTATGGTTCTTCAAACGTCGGCGGAGGCGGCGTAGTAACCATTGATATGTCTTCCCCGAATATTGCGAAGCCTTTTTCAATGGGGCATTTGCGATCGACAGTCATTGGGAATTGCATGGCGTTATTGCTTGAAAAAAGTGGGTATCAACCAGTAAAGATTAATTATATTGGGGACTGGGGAACTCAATTTGGAAAGTTACTGGTGGCTTATCGATTATGGGGCAATGAACAACAAGTGCAGAAAGCGCCAATCCAAACGTTATTGGCACTTTATATTCGTTTTCACAAGGAAGCAGAACTTGATGATTCTTTAAATGATCAAGGGAGAGCCGCTTTTAAATCTTTGGAG comes from the Paenisporosarcina antarctica genome and includes:
- a CDS encoding DUF1572 domain-containing protein → MSIGHEYLKVIQERFKSVKVLGDKTISQLSEEDIHWVLNSGSNSIAVIVKHLSGNMISRWSDFKTSDGEKSYRNREQEFVNDISSKQELISIWEKGWHILFETLNDLVEQDLLENIYIRGESHTILEAIERQLAHYAYHIGQIVYIGKQLKDENWLSLSIPKGKSEEYLNLKLKR